One genomic segment of Streptomyces sp. TLI_146 includes these proteins:
- a CDS encoding zf-HC2 domain-containing protein: MTGTSPTPAEQHLGDRLAALVDGELSHDARERVLSHLATCPKCKAEADAQRRVKSVFAQTAPPAPSEGLLARLQGLPGGSGGDDDGRGPFGGGRLADGVFSPGVLSDPRDPAGRFGYAPGGAHAAVLGGALPGRGFRILPQALNEQGVPPSVGRPEERSGSPWRGRRIAFAAASAVSFAAIALGAAVPSDSGPDTTARGDGSGSNVTPLRAQSPSAAPASGTSLSMESQRRHGGAASAPLAPEYTAPVPMGLAGLNGIPSQPSQQFGNPPPSSKGTGGTPLAALLGSSSLPPLIRPAVATLAMRPVTPPLALPGATPSVPPTQLAAPRH; the protein is encoded by the coding sequence GTGACCGGCACCAGTCCCACTCCCGCGGAACAGCATCTGGGAGACCGCCTCGCCGCCCTGGTCGACGGCGAGCTCAGCCATGACGCGCGCGAGCGCGTCCTGTCGCATCTGGCGACCTGTCCCAAGTGCAAGGCCGAGGCCGACGCCCAGCGCCGCGTCAAGAGCGTCTTCGCGCAGACGGCACCGCCCGCCCCCTCCGAGGGCCTTTTGGCCCGGCTCCAGGGGCTGCCCGGGGGGTCCGGAGGTGACGACGACGGTCGGGGACCATTCGGCGGGGGCCGCCTTGCCGACGGGGTCTTCTCGCCCGGAGTCCTGAGCGACCCGCGCGACCCGGCCGGGCGCTTCGGCTACGCACCCGGCGGGGCCCATGCGGCCGTCCTCGGCGGCGCGCTGCCCGGGCGGGGCTTCCGGATCCTCCCCCAAGCTCTGAATGAGCAGGGGGTGCCCCCATCCGTGGGCCGCCCCGAGGAGCGTTCGGGCTCGCCGTGGCGCGGGCGCAGGATCGCCTTCGCCGCCGCCAGCGCCGTCTCGTTCGCGGCGATCGCGCTCGGCGCCGCGGTCCCGTCGGACTCCGGGCCGGACACCACCGCCCGGGGCGACGGCTCGGGCAGCAATGTCACGCCGCTGCGGGCCCAGAGCCCGTCGGCCGCTCCGGCCTCGGGGACGTCCCTGTCCATGGAGTCGCAGCGCAGACACGGCGGCGCGGCGAGCGCGCCACTGGCTCCCGAGTACACGGCGCCGGTCCCGATGGGTCTGGCCGGGCTCAACGGCATCCCGTCCCAGCCGTCCCAGCAGTTCGGCAACCCGCCCCCAAGCTCCAAAGGAACAGGGGGGACCCCCTTGGCCGCTCTGCTGGGCAGTTCGTCCCTGCCTCCGCTGATACGTCCGGCGGTCGCCACCCTGGCGATGCGGCCGGTCACACCGCCACTCGCGCTCCCCGGCGCCACCCCGTCCGTACCGCCGACGCAGCTGGCGGCTCCCCGGCACTGA
- a CDS encoding S1C family serine protease — protein sequence MNDGKPTGSKPRWWNRPTPRGDGSAAEETYDLAPPEAPVHGEPVAPGAPVPPEASVPGEPVVGDVAVPAAHASGEAVVPGAQDVPAAGAPEGSGQGELPYSLAQGEPVEDESAYRLAPPAPADPAHEAVSAEPASVQPAPAAPVDEPAQEPVQEPVHDPARSEDLAAPRRPLHAPDPYGTPPYGGPGPWAPAPPVQRPAPPAGAVPPQGAYPAPEAPAPYPAPEGVPPVAPSSQWVQYDPWGAAGQPLSTAGAPQQRKPRRGALVLGAVVLALVAGGIGGGVGAYIERTGVTRVDLPQAGKGPTGRAPDSVAGIAASALPGVVTLHVSGESESGTGTGFVLDNAGHILTNNHVVQPAGSSGDISVTFSGGETARATVVGRDSGYDLAVVRVTGVSGLKPLPLGNSDNVQVGDPVVAIGAPFDLSNTVTSGIISAKERPITAGGEKGDGSDVSYVDALQTDAPINPGNSGGPLLDSRAHVVGINSAIRAAGNSDSGGQGGSIGLGFAIPVNQGKRVAEELINTGKATHPVIGVTLDMKFTGDGARVGAKAADGKPSVTPGGPGATAGIKPEDVITKVDGQRVHSAEELIVKIRSHRPGDRLELTLKRGGQEQRLTLTLGSATS from the coding sequence ATGAACGACGGGAAGCCCACCGGGTCCAAGCCGAGATGGTGGAACCGTCCCACCCCGCGCGGGGACGGCTCCGCGGCCGAGGAGACCTACGACCTGGCTCCGCCGGAGGCGCCGGTCCACGGTGAGCCGGTGGCGCCGGGCGCGCCCGTGCCGCCGGAGGCTTCGGTACCGGGTGAGCCGGTGGTCGGGGACGTGGCGGTTCCGGCCGCGCACGCTTCGGGCGAGGCCGTGGTGCCGGGTGCGCAGGACGTACCGGCCGCGGGTGCGCCGGAGGGTTCCGGGCAGGGGGAGTTGCCGTACTCGCTGGCCCAGGGCGAGCCCGTCGAGGACGAGTCGGCGTATCGGCTCGCGCCGCCCGCGCCTGCCGACCCCGCCCACGAGGCTGTTTCCGCCGAGCCCGCATCGGTGCAGCCCGCACCCGCCGCGCCGGTCGACGAGCCTGCCCAGGAGCCCGTCCAGGAGCCCGTCCACGACCCCGCCCGGTCCGAGGACCTGGCCGCGCCCCGGCGGCCCCTGCACGCCCCCGATCCGTACGGGACGCCGCCGTACGGCGGGCCGGGGCCGTGGGCGCCCGCGCCTCCCGTGCAGCGGCCGGCGCCGCCCGCCGGGGCGGTCCCGCCCCAGGGTGCCTACCCGGCACCGGAGGCCCCGGCCCCGTACCCCGCACCGGAAGGCGTGCCGCCGGTGGCGCCCTCCTCCCAGTGGGTGCAGTACGACCCGTGGGGCGCGGCCGGGCAGCCGCTGAGCACCGCCGGGGCGCCGCAGCAGCGGAAGCCGCGGCGCGGGGCGCTCGTCCTCGGGGCCGTCGTCCTCGCGCTGGTCGCGGGCGGTATCGGCGGCGGGGTCGGCGCGTACATCGAGCGCACCGGCGTCACCCGCGTCGACCTGCCGCAGGCCGGCAAGGGGCCCACCGGGCGCGCGCCCGACAGCGTCGCCGGGATCGCCGCGAGCGCCCTGCCGGGCGTGGTCACGCTGCACGTCAGCGGGGAGAGCGAGTCCGGCACCGGCACCGGCTTCGTGCTGGACAACGCCGGGCACATCCTCACCAACAACCACGTCGTGCAGCCCGCGGGTTCGTCCGGCGACATCAGCGTGACGTTCAGCGGCGGCGAGACCGCCCGCGCCACGGTGGTCGGCCGGGACTCCGGCTACGACCTCGCCGTGGTCCGCGTCACCGGGGTCTCCGGGCTGAAGCCGCTGCCGCTCGGCAACTCCGACAACGTCCAGGTCGGCGACCCGGTGGTGGCCATCGGCGCCCCCTTCGACCTCTCCAACACCGTCACCTCGGGCATCATCAGCGCCAAGGAGCGCCCGATCACGGCGGGCGGCGAGAAGGGCGACGGCAGCGACGTCAGCTATGTCGACGCGCTTCAGACCGACGCCCCGATAAACCCGGGCAACTCGGGCGGCCCGCTGCTCGACTCGCGCGCCCACGTCGTCGGCATCAACAGCGCGATCCGCGCCGCGGGCAACAGCGACAGCGGCGGCCAGGGCGGCTCCATCGGCCTGGGCTTCGCGATCCCGGTCAACCAGGGCAAGCGGGTCGCCGAGGAGCTGATCAACACCGGCAAGGCCACCCACCCGGTCATCGGGGTGACCCTCGACATGAAGTTCACCGGCGACGGCGCCCGGGTCGGCGCCAAGGCCGCCGACGGCAAGCCGTCCGTGACCCCCGGCGGCCCCGGCGCCACCGCGGGCATCAAGCCCGAGGACGTGATCACCAAGGTCGACGGCCAGCGTGTGCACAGTGCCGAGGAGCTGATCGTCAAGATCCGCTCGCACCGCCCCGGCGACCGCCTGGAGCTGACGCTCAAGCGCGGCGGCCAGGAGCAGCGGCTGACCCTCACCCTGGGCTCCGCCACGTCCTGA
- a CDS encoding O-methyltransferase, with the protein MCGFPGAADTVTVARQLRGQERAITANRQTSWAFADAFVAEDDALRWARERSREAGLPSVSPGTGAALRLLAATADAKAVAEIGTGTGVSGIYLLQGLRPDGVLTTVDPEADRQQFAKQAFRAAGFAGNRARFIPGRALDVLPRLADGGYDLVFCDGDRLESLDYLAESLRLLRPGGIVCFEGVFADGRTVDSGVQPAEVLRLRDLLRTVRESQELVGSLLPVGDGLLCAVKRG; encoded by the coding sequence ATCTGCGGGTTCCCGGGTGCAGCGGATACAGTCACCGTTGCGCGCCAACTACGGGGACAGGAGAGGGCCATTACCGCCAACCGGCAGACGAGCTGGGCGTTCGCCGACGCCTTTGTCGCCGAGGACGACGCGCTGCGCTGGGCCCGCGAGCGGTCCCGGGAGGCAGGACTGCCTTCGGTGTCCCCGGGGACCGGGGCCGCGCTGCGCCTGCTCGCTGCCACCGCCGACGCCAAGGCGGTCGCCGAGATCGGCACCGGAACCGGCGTCTCCGGGATCTATCTGCTCCAGGGCCTGCGGCCGGACGGCGTGCTGACCACCGTCGACCCCGAGGCGGACCGCCAGCAGTTCGCCAAGCAGGCGTTCCGCGCGGCGGGCTTCGCCGGGAACCGGGCGCGCTTCATTCCCGGGCGCGCCCTGGACGTACTGCCCCGGCTCGCCGACGGCGGATACGACCTGGTGTTCTGCGACGGCGACCGGCTGGAGTCCCTCGACTACCTCGCTGAATCGTTGCGCCTGCTGCGGCCCGGCGGCATCGTCTGCTTCGAAGGGGTCTTCGCCGACGGCCGTACGGTCGACTCCGGCGTCCAGCCCGCCGAGGTGCTGCGACTGCGCGACCTCCTGCGGACCGTACGGGAGAGCCAGGAGCTCGTCGGGTCGCTGCTGCCGGTGGGCGACGGCCTGCTCTGCGCCGTGAAGCGCGGCTGA